From Daucus carota subsp. sativus chromosome 6, DH1 v3.0, whole genome shotgun sequence:
CAGATCAACCTGTAATCACCACCACCATTGATTCTGGCCATCATCATTGATTCCAGCCACCACCAAGTTTCACCAATCAAACACAACTTGGGGGGCGTAATTAATTTACTTAATATTATCTTAACAAGTGCGAGATTTAGTTGAAAATCGCATAGATCGAGAGAAGAAAAAGAGTCGTGAGCTTTCCAGAGAGGTAGAGAGGTCGCCGGAGCGAAAGGAACGTCGCAGTCAGAGGGAACAGTGGTGGAGGGGCTGGAGCGGGGCCTAGGATGGGGATGCACATAGCGATCGTGGGATAGGATGGAGGACCTGGTGGCGCTAGGGCAGGACGGCATGGGTATAGACAGAGGTGAGGGGTCGGCAGTTGATGAAAGTGTGGAAGTGAGGCTTGCAGTGGTGGATGTGGATGGGTCTACCAGTAGGCGGGGTGGGTGATGATCACTAAATATAATTGTGGGGTGGGTGATGCTCACTAAATATAAATGCAACAATAATAGATGTCTCTGGTTTCTATTCAATAtttgtttctatttgatcatttgcccatatacatacatacatacatacatacatacatacatacatacatatatatatatatgtatatgcggTTGATtaaatagaaattaaaattgaaatagaaGCTAAAAACTAATTCAAGCCTTTTGATCAATTAATCTAATGGCCTCATAGAAGGCGCCATACACAATTAAATTACACCCTCCCATACATAATCCCACATATTTTTCTCTGTTTCTAATTTGATTTTCCCCATCAATCGTTGATCTTCTTTTGAAATAAGACTTCACCTTATTTACGATCAATTTGCATATCATATGAGCTATATTTCCATGCGATTTAGGAATCTTTTATTTTAgattctagtttttattttaaggagGTTTCTAGTCGAAGTaagactttatatatatatatatatggtcccactccaatacaaactactaaaatacaaactaaatacaaaccaacgTGATTAAATAGAATGGTAAGAGTTTTGGgaccggggatggaccccgagatgggcctagacggggtctaagtggggcctagtaGGGGCGGGCGGGCCCGAGTAGGATCATCGTGGGGTCAAGTTTTGGCTCTTATGGCTATCtggagcctgtccagggccTGTGAGGAGCCTTGGCAAGGCCCTAGAGGGCCCCGGGAGTGGGGGCGATGATGGGCCCTAgttgggtgatgacatatagggggtgggtgatgtcatttaggtatagtttctcttggtttgtattttagtttttattttagtggtttgtatttgagcaattgcctatatatatatatatatatatatatatatatatatatatatatatatagtaaagttctatggagaccactttttttggagaccgtggagaccgtttatgttctgcaagtaaaatatgcataaaaatattgaaaaactcataattttgcaaatcatgttgtacaaatatcatcatatcatttaaaatatcgaatatcatgtatgttttgtatgtagaatattatataatattttatcctgcgaaatatgtttagtttgcagaacatttgttcaatttgcagaacatacacattctacttattaaacatagatgttcatcaataattttaatgaattggtgatatttcttcacaaaataatgtattctgcagtattttgatttgaaaaattatgagttttgtaatgtttttatccaatattttacttgcagaacataagtggtctccacggtctccaaataaagtggtctccatagaactttactcatatatatatatatatatatatatatatatatatatatatatatatataaagaaccgTATTACTGCAATTATTATGCTAAAATATAGTATGAGTGATAAATACCCTTACTTTTATATGATGTTATATAGCATTGTAAGAGAACTACtgatagatattaaaatttgagattGTATATGATGAGCTATAAATATCATTGTAAGAGAACTTTTGGCTGATATAAAAATTGAGATTGTTCACTCTTGTGTTATGAATTACGATCCACGCAGTTTGTTCTCTTATGCGGTTGAGAAATCCTAGGGGTACTTCTCTGGCAAGATCACCTTAGCTCGTGGGTTTTTTGCGGTTAATCCACATTAttaatctttttctttattttaattatttgtcttGCATCAAAGTGGTATTAGAGCTCAGGTTATGCAGATACTATTCACAAGATTATTCACAACCACTGTTCATTCAGGGAAAAAGACTTTTATGGCCAGAGTTATCAAGCTACTTGATACCGCTAGTATTAATGAGGATCTCAAGGGTATACTTGTTATGGTTGATGACTTCGTAGTAGCATAGGGTGAAGATAAAGTCCAGGGGAACTTGCTCCACACCACGAGATTATTAATTCACATAAACATGTGACgattaaagaaaattattttgttgaatCTGGTAGAATTTAATGTGTTAATGTTGAAAACAAAAAGGCATGAAGGCTTTTATTCAAAGATTTACTTTGAAAAAGAAGAGGTTGGGCTTTTTGAACATATAgattttctttggagaagacaAGATATTTTGAACTATTGCTATGGATGAGCATCAGGTCACTTAGGGATCAGGAAGTGTTATCCCTATTCCCTAGCCTCGAACAGAGAATGAGAATCTCTGCAGGGATTCGGGTAATCTATagttttaaaaagaatattaatttatatattttataatatacttttaattaaaataaatttaatgagCCATAATctgtttctttcttcttttatatCACATTTTAAGCACCAATACAAATTAACACTTATTTAAAGtaaaagtaaaagataaaattagaactctaataattaatttgtactatattatgaaactacttaatcaataaaataaatgagATCATTGAAAgttacaaatacacacacacgcacacaatatatttatcattaatattttatgtaatatagATACGcaaatatgatatttatattatatttagaaatCGGGAAATTTCCGGGTGGGGAGACACTAATCCCCGAACCGATATTTTGATCCCACCCTATACTCAAAAAAATCCGTGATTCCCCGATCCGAACAGGGCGGGGACCGGATCGGGGTCGTGCGGGGCGGGGAGAATGCTCATCCCTAACTATTGATGTATCCAAATATTTCATCCTTTCCATGTTCCCGAATATACTACTAATGGGGTTGGAAATGGATGGATTTAAGTTTTATGGTGTATTGTCTCCTTATAAGTTGATTCTTTAATTTTATAGAATTCGTGGACGAGTTTTTTCCAAAGGCGCAGAGAATGATGCGGCATAGATGATTAAAATATTAGTTTGTATTTACTTTACGCTAATATGTAggaatatgaataattttaattcattataaagtttacttatattatatatggatCAATATAAATAATCTAGAATAAGGTAGATAATGTGAAAGGGATTTGTTCCTTTTATTATGAAGATTTTTCTTGGTGGCTAACTTTATGTATTTACTTTTATATGAGTTGTAATATATCATTGTATGAAGACCTATAATTGGACCTTTTAATTGAGATTGCTCTCTCTTGTGTTATGGGTTGTGATCCAGGCAATATATATGGTTTATTCTCTTTGTGGTTGAAAAATTTAATGGGTCGTGGTTCTTCTCCGTTTGGATCACCTTAGAGAGTGGATTTTCTGAAGTTATTCCACAATACTTATCATTTTCTTCATTTTAATCATTTGCCCTGCATCACGGAGGCGGTGGTTTTATGGTTGTTTGTAATGTTTTGATTGGGGTGATTTTCATAAATTGTTGGTGATTTTTTAGGGTCAGTGGAGATGGAGTGGGAGGGAGATGGTGGTGGGATAATTGCAGTGGTGAACAATCAAATCTTAAACTTAAATGATAATAATCACCGGTTTTCATTTTAAAGGTTTTTACTTGAGAACCAccttatatattcatatatatatatatatatatatatatatatatatatatatatatatatatatatatatatatatatatatatatatatatatatatatatatatatatatagggtcctattctagtacaaactctttatggtacaaacgtacaaactactgattatgacaataatatttagtgattagcagTATTTAAGTCACTAAACTCTACCAACCCCATCTCCGCCTCCACTTCCACCTCCACATCCTTCAGCTCCGCTTCCGTTATCACCTTCGTCATCACCATCTCCACCTCCgtgccgcccgccccctccataaccaccacctccatgtccACCTCCATAATTTCTAGCACCACCAAATCCACCCCCACCTCCACCACCATCCCCAccccctccacctccacctttacTACCGTCACCTTTGGTCTCACCTTCGTCACCTGAAACCACAGCCCCGTCCCATTATCACTGTTATCAGGTTCTATCCAGTACTCACTGTTTCACTAATTTCTAAAGTgataatcactaatttatacaacacaaatcactaatttgcaaatcgaaaatcactaaaatatatagcaAAAGATGCTGAATTTTGCAGCAACTCTCTCACTGATGGGACTGAATGGAATAGCACAGCCTCTGCTACTACCATTGCGCCACCACTGTTGACACCTCATCACCAACAACACCACTACCAAAACGTAGTATCATCAAACACCAAAACCGCAGCTTCATCACTAAATTGTATCTATATGTGTGTATCTATCTATATGGgaacaaaaattatattgatttacAACACGACCAGTTAAGAGAAAGACAGCGGtgagaaaagaagaagagagagaGTAGATCTAcgtaaaagaaagaaaaaatgaaCTACAGTATATgagttatgttatttttatatatggtttgtagtttgtattttaagattggtttgtatttgagcactcccctatatatatatatatatatatatatatattatgtcttGGAAAATCTTAAACAATGTTAAAAAACGAAGCAAGCTTGCGCTTATGCGGAATCAAAATAAACCGGGTTGAGTTTACCCGAGCACTTGACTATAGCTTTCTTGATATTAGGTGCATTAAGTGGTCAAAAGGCCCGCAAAACCTGAAAAACcaataaattaagaaaaataaattaagaaaaagagaaattaataatattataattgttttatttcAACTTCGATggaataatttaattacttagtttttgagatatattaatttaattaataataagaactttaatttttcattttggaTATGTTATgctatttataaaatgattcggaaattattagtattttattcatCAAAAAGAGTTTGTTGTCTATATAAGTATCCTTCTACTACCATATTCTGCAAACCCAAACCCCTTTTTCAGGTAAATACCTAGCCTCCATCTCTCACCATTAAGTTTTCGATAGCCTACCTTTATTgcataaatatttttgttggCGAAGTATCTTTATAGTTATTAAATCAAGTAATTGTTTGATTAGGTGCAGCGAACGGAAGAATCACATTATTCAGAGGAGCGAATTGGGGTGAACACATCAAAAAGGAATTCTGTGAAGAAGGTATATCTTCTTAAAAGGTACCCTTCTTAAAATCCCACCTCAAGTGAATTGCATAGATATACTATAAATTGCCAACAGAAAGATTATCATTTTTACTTTTGCTCATagatctgatttaatttataatgaaTATAACCTGAAGGGTAAACATCAAGGTTTGAAAGACAATTCTTTCGATGTAAATGTGGGGAACTTCTTTTACTCAATTTGGATGTCGTCCCTTAGATCCACAGCGTGATAcaacaaattaaacaaaatcgTTTGGTgttataatatgaaatttataatttgtttccaTATAAAACGAAAAGatggaaaattttgaaatattcttAAATTTGTGTTAAGACAAAGCCGACAACAAAAATGCAAGCCCATgtcaaaatataaacaattacaTATTAATTTGTAGTCACAAGAAAGTTTAATTCAATTAGCTAAAAATGATAATCTTAATGATGGAGGGTAAAACGTTATCAattctttctaatttttgaaaGCGAtgattatggggccgtttgggttagcttaaaagaagtgacttcttgcttaaattaaagaagtggagtagaagtgagaagtaaataagttaataaagtgtttggaaaagaagtagaagctctaagagagaagttagcattttcagcttcttaaaagtgcttctacttatttacacaaacgggtcaagaaaaagaGAAGCCATAAGCAGAAGCCACTTCCCCTAAACAAACAGGCCCTATATAGATGTTCGATATTGCTTCCATTAACATAATTAACAAACATGTCTCTTCAATAGATATGCAGTCAGTAgaaattttttagaattaattACTCTTGTTGTCCTACCCAAATTAGCTCGTCTGACTTTTCTCGActaatttgtaaattaattatgcatattaaatgttaaattaaatgttaaatatagtttattaaaaaacattacaagaaaatatagatattttattattgtatacattttttagatttatcagaatgtaaatcaataatttttaaaagttagtcaaagtttggtcagttTAATCGAGAAAAATAGATCAGTTcaagtgggacggagggagcacTTAGTTTTTCTAGTAGCTCAGATGATTAGATTGTTAAATTAAGGTTTAATCAATTTATTACAATGAAAAGAATGTTggattttctctctttttttcgtATAAGAAgttaaattcaataaataaaaataattcaaagaaTCATGCAATAATGCTGAACTTATTTTGAAACATGAAGTTTGTTGTAACATTGATATTCAAAATGTGTTAAAGTCATCAAAACATTTATGAAACATTTAgtaaaatatagaataaaatgctataaaaaatttaagttataGTGAAACGAATAACGTTTAATCTGTGCGTACAGTTGATGTTTTCCCGGATTATTGAGTATGTTTGTTCTGATTAACTGGGTTAATTGACGCAGTTTTCAGATTTGGTGTTGGTCAAATTATAGTTGTCATATGTTTTGAATGGTGTATTGGCAGTTGTAATGAATTTTAGTTCCTATTTCTGATTGAATTTGTGTTGTTTGATGAATTGTGTTTAGTAGAAGTTGATTTTCTTTATGTAAATTACGTCCATAAAGTGGAAGTTTAattttgaattcatttttaattttgtgcgcTTAATTGAGTGAGTTAGTATTTTGttttaatggattattaggTGGTGTGAGATATATTTTAAGCTTATTTGGGTTTCATGGAAGGAGCTTTGGAAATGGGACAAGAAGAGCTTTCTGCAGTGTATAGTGGTGATAATGAAAGTTACAACAATTTTAGGTTTAAATTACGGCGTTGTGGCCTTAAGTGGGTTCCCATAATGACTGTCTGGGAGCCATGTACAAAGAAGCGGGCCAAACAAGGTTTGAAAGATATTATTACTGAGAAGGACTCTAGTACCGAGGAAAATTTGAGCAATGAACATCGTCAGGATGCAATTCTAGGCAGAAGTTGTAGTTCGCAATTCGTGCTTGAAAATCAAAGTCATGCCAGCCTCACTGTTGTCGGGAAAATTAATTATACATGCAGCAAAAAGAGGGAGTACAATAATCAGATTTCTGCCATACCAGCCGGTCAGTCTGTGGGTACTAGTTTTGTTGATGAAATAATAAATTGCGTCAGGTAAAATTTTCCTCGAAAATGGAACTTAAAatacagaatttttttttttcttgcagaTAATTGCCTGACCAATGTGGAAGAGCTCTTATCAACTGGAATTTTGGAAGGAGCTAGGGTGAAATATGTCTCTACTTCTGGGAATgtaagttcaagtttatgtatcTTCTGTGTCTCTTTACTTCTAATTTTTTGAGGATGGAATCAGAGCGTCTTTTATCCTTGCTTATGCAGGTAAAGCTTTTGGGAATTATTAAAGATGGGGGATATCAGTGCAGCTGTTCAATTTGCACTATGTCCAAAGTAAGTATTTCATTATTGTTTCATTAAATAATGAAATTCTGAAAACTAACTAAAGGGACACTTCAATGAGCAGGTGCTGAGTGCTCATGAGTTTGAGTTGCATGCTGGCGGCAAAAGTAGAAACCCTCATAATCATATTTATCTGGATAATGGGAATTCTATCTATCGTATAATTGAAGAGCTATGGACTACTCCACTAAATATGCTGGAGGAAGTTATAAAACGTGTAGCTGGTTCATCTGTTAACGAGGAGCAGCTTTGGACTTGGAAAGGTGATGGCGATACATAATATTATGTGATTTCCTTATCATGACTCATCTACAGGAAGTATAATATGAACTATTACCTTTATGTGATGATGTTTCTTCCTCTTAACATGTGCTAACCATCCTTGAGCCTTCCAACTAAGTTTCCATATTCTACTTGCAAATTAACAAAGGGACCCAGAGGCAGTTAAATTATGAAGTGGACGTTTGAGAGAGATGGCTATAATCTAGTAACTGGTTGTTAATAATCTTGCTTAGCCTTTTGACAATTTTTTTGATCTGTGCAGCATCGCTCCACCAGAACAAAAAATTGGCTAAATCATATGAAGATTGTAACAGAAAGTTTTTGGGCATGAATAACTCCAGCACAGGGTAACCTTatattcttttgtttgttttccgGTGTTTATTGTATAGTTTTTGCTTGCTAGtttgttatattaatatttcattcatGCTCTGTTACTGAATTTGATGTTGTGGTTCATAATTATGATTTAGACAGAAGCAGATGCTGTCAGGAAAAGGAACTGCAGATGCTTTCTCCATTTCTTTTTGTCTTATGTTGAACTCTGTAGTAGTGTTGTTTCTTTCTATTTCTTGCATCTTATTTTAGAGAGTAGCTCCTGCATACATTGAGTGCACATGTTTGCATAATATGTGTTAATATGAGACTTTTTATTTGAGATTATTCTGAAATATGAAACTTCTTGCCACATGAACAGTTATTATTTTCTGCAATTAATCTCATTCCTCATTGCACGCCAAGGTCTTATTTCTGTAATTCATTTCAGAAACAACAAAGAACACTGTAGGGTGCACTAAGAAATGGTGTGTTATTGAGTTTTTGAGTGTAATTTTTTCCTCTGACCTTCATTACATtccaaattttcatttatataatattttccgaAATGTTTCTTATATGAGTTCTGTTCGCCTTATGTATTCTATTGTAGCCTGATTTACATTGTAGCCTTGCTCGTTCATTATATCAATCTTATATTTGAACTTTATTTCTGAATCTGCTGGTGTGATTCATATACACTACATCAGACAAAGAAGCCGATACTGTTAGAAAAAGGAACTGCATGCTTTCTCCATTTTTAGGTCTTACTTTTGAAGtccttaatgtttatttgtcaAGTTATTGTTGGTAATTGCTCCCCTTCCATTACGTGCATCTTATTTTACTGAGTAGCTTGTGCACATGTTTGCTCAATAGGTGCTAATATGAGACCTCCTTGAGTTGCTATTCTGAAATATGAGACTTTTGGCCATATGTATTTTCATTATTTGCTGCAGTTGATCTCCTTTTTCTTTGCTGTAACTGTATGGTGCACTAAAAAAAAGATGTGGGTATTTGAGTGTATCCTTTTCTCTGACCTTTCATTACATTCCTAATTTTCATCTATATTGACTTTTTGAAAAATGTTTTTTATTTGGGTCCTCTTTCTATTGTATCCTTATAAATTTCTGTTGTGATTAATCTCTATTACACAATTTAATGGTGTGGTTCATTAACAGACGCGGTTAGGAAAAGTAACTACAGATGCTTTTTCCATTTTTAGTCTTATTTTGAAGTTTGAACTCTTCAAAATTTATTGTTGAGTAATTGTGTTCCTTTCTTTTACTTGCATCTTATTTAAGGGAGTAGCTCCTGCAGTTACCGAGTGCACATGTTTGCATTATATGccatgttacccggactcggctTAAAGTATCCGACATGGATACGTGTCCTAGTGTCGGACCcggcaataatttgaaaatgttacatgtttttggcctaaaataagtgtcggaATGTCCATACCCATGTCCAAGTGTCGAGTGTCCCACACGGGTACTCGacacaaaatgaagagtccgggtaacatagattATATGTGTTAATATGAGACTTTTTATTTGAGttgttattttgaaaaataaacctTTTTGCCACATGAACAGTTATTATTTCCTGCAATTGATCTCCTTTCTCTTTGCAGGCTAAGGTCTTGTCCGAGTACTGTTCGAGAAGGGGAAAAGAACACTGTAGGGCGTGCTAGAAAAAGGTGTGGTGTCGAGTATATGAGTGTATCCTTTTTTTCTTTGAGCTTTATTACAttgcaaaattttcatttatattatctttCTCAAAATTGTTTGTTATTTGAGTTTTGTTTCTATTGGAGCGTTATCAATTTCTTTTTGCTGTGTCAGGACCAATGCTTTGCACAGTTTACTTTTTTCGCCTGGTGGACTCCAAGATGGCACAATATTGAAATATTGTGTCAAAGAAAAGGTTGTTTCTGATTTCAGTTACATTTTATGATGCCTCTGATGGTTTTcattaactttttaaaactaaGTATGGGTTTACAGGTTTTACGCATGGGCTACAAGCAGGAAAAAGGTGTGATCTGTTGTTGCTGCGGCACCAAGGTAGTTTCATTTTCTGCATGTGGCATCGTAAACTCTTTTTCAACCTCTTTATTCCTACAAATCCATATcatacttttttcttttctcttggACAGTTTTCTCCTTCCGACTTTGAGAAACATGCTAAACACAGTAGAAAACGACAACCGTATGTAAACTGTAAAAAGATTGTATTagcaattatttttatatcaacAAGGAAAACTTAGTCATGAtgctattttttttcttacagCTACAATTATATCTTTACAACTAATGGGCATACCCTGCACAATATTGCTGTTGATTTATTAGAAGGTAAAAGCATCGAAAGCATCGTCCCGAGCAGTAGTGATGACAAGTGTGCAGTATGTAGAGTAGCGGGGGGGCTTGTTTGCGATGGTTGTTCTCGTGCGCATCGGCCAGGTTTTGTTGTTTGTTTGTTCGTGTTGATTGTTTTTCTGTATATGATTGAAAAATCCCAATCGCCATAATCCTACAGAATGATAAAGTTATAATGACATCAGTGGAGACCCAAGTTAAGTTTTGCCAGACTAAAACTGTCAGATCTTTAAGCTGAAATGTTAGTAATTGCTTGGGCTTACctcaatttatatatacatttttccAGTGCACTTTCTCTTTAATCGGAGTGATTTCACTTTTTTCTCCTTATGTTTTGTGTTCTGTTGCTTTGCTCTTTCAACTTAATTTCGAGAGCTAAAATCTTTATCTTTCAGTAAGCATTATATATGTGACGTTATTGTATCACTTGTTGAGTTATGATCAGCATAATCTCTTCTATAGATAAATGCAATTTTCAGGACTGATATTAGTTTCACTTTACACTGTATGCGTGACCTTGCAGTTTGACCTTGCAGTTTGTTTTCGACTAGAGGTTCCTACCAGGGATTGGCACTGTCCAAActgtacaaaaaatattggacACGGCGGAAGAGATCCAAGTCCCGTCAATTTACATCCTCATCAAGTTGTTATGCAACCAGTATATCAACCCGGTGATTGTGTTATTTGCAGGTTTGTTTATGCAGTTGCTGTCAGTTAACCGGTTTCCCATTGAAAATCTATTTCTCTGTGATGAAATTTTTGGAATAGCTGCCAGCAGATGTCTAGATAGTCAAACAGCACATAATTTTATTGGGCCGATTGTGcaaataatattagattttgTGGTTTTTATTGTAAAGGTCaattacagaaatttaaatgCTCACACACACACGCCTCTGCTGAGGCTTAAACCCTCAAATTACTAAGATGGAGGGGTATCTGCCAAGCTAAgaacttttttttgtttttgttgtcaTTTTTCACTCTGTGAATCTAGAAAAAGTCAAGTTGTCGATTCAGAGGCTAACAAGTATAATCATAATCTGCTATGTATGTTTTTCAGGAGAATAatgcttgtatatatatgttaagacTTGCAAAACTGGTAATTTTGACTTGGTTTTATGTATTGGGCACGTTATTTTATTTCGGTGGTTTCAGACTATGAAACTAACAGCTAGTTGCTGTGGTCATCATATTTACTACTGTTTTTGTTATCCAATGAACTGTCAGGTTCTTAACCTAGAATGAAGTTTTTACATCTTcagaaataagaaaagaatgtaGACTAATGGCAGAGAGGATTTATGCATGTGAGTGTTGTACGTGCTAATCTGATCGATGTCATCTATTTTCTGTGTTAATTAGGAATCAAGTCGTCAGTGTTGAAGCTTGTGATGGGCAAGAAGTGATCCAATGTTACCAGGTATTGCCATAGTATCTTCTATGCTTATTGTCATACTATTTTGTTAACCCGCTGTTTGGATCTAATTTTCATGTTCTTCTGTAGTGTGCAAAACAATACCATGTTGCTTGCTGCCTCGCCGATGGGTCGTATGAAATTATAGTATGGCATCAGAATTCCTAAATATATATTGCACCTTCCTATGTAGGCATAACTTTTTTATTGGTTTTCCTTGAATCACTACAGAAATCCCCGAAAGATATATGGTTTTGTTGCTGCGACTGCAAGAGGATACATTTGACCATGCAAAGTCGCCTCAAAGGGAATAAGGGGCTTGCGTTAAACAAGAAGCTTATAGTTGATGGAGCTGCAAACAGTTTGCACTGCCAAATATTAAGTGTGAAAAGTAGCACCACAGAGGACTCGCGGTTGCTTTGTAAAGCAGCAACACTTTTCAATGTATGTTTTAAGTATTGCATTTTTATTGTTTCAAGGTTAAGCATGGTAAAATAGCGCCTCCTACATTTCCAACGAAATTGAACTTATAGAATCAAATGGAAGAATGAAACCagtagaagaaaaaaataaactataaaATATGCTTGGCTT
This genomic window contains:
- the LOC108226245 gene encoding uncharacterized protein LOC108226245 is translated as MRCQQWWRNGSSRGCAIPFSPISDEGETKGDGSKGGGGGGGDGGGGGGGFGGARNYGGGHGGGGYGGGGRHGGGDGDDEGDNGSGAEGCGGGSGGGDGVGRV
- the LOC108192810 gene encoding uncharacterized protein LOC108192810, translating into MEGALEMGQEELSAVYSGDNESYNNFRFKLRRCGLKWVPIMTVWEPCTKKRAKQGLKDIITEKDSSTEENLSNEHRQDAILGRSCSSQFVLENQSHASLTVVGKINYTCSKKREYNNQISAIPADNCLTNVEELLSTGILEGARVKYVSTSGNVKLLGIIKDGGYQCSCSICTMSKVLSAHEFELHAGGKSRNPHNHIYLDNGNSIYRIIEELWTTPLNMLEEVIKRVAGSSVNEEQLWTWKASLHQNKKLAKSYEDCNRKFLGMNNSSTGLRSCPSTVREGEKNTVGRARKRTNALHSLLFSPGGLQDGTILKYCVKEKVLRMGYKQEKGVICCCCGTKFSPSDFEKHAKHSRKRQPYNYIFTTNGHTLHNIAVDLLEGKSIESIVPSSSDDKCAVCRVAGGLVCDGCSRAHRPVCFRLEVPTRDWHCPNCTKNIGHGGRDPSPVNLHPHQVVMQPVYQPGDCVICRNQVVSVEACDGQEVIQCYQCAKQYHVACCLADGSYEIIKSPKDIWFCCCDCKRIHLTMQSRLKGNKGLALNKKLIVDGAANSLHCQILSVKSSTTEDSRLLCKAATLFNECFKTLSSKAYPDLIAAMVRGKNISEWESRQIFCVVLIVDSMVASVGVLRIISGEIAELPVVATTKRYRGKGYFRALFSCIEHLLVSVNVKRIILPATKDAETMWTRKFGFEKLSVEKLSEYTRDYQFTMFWEASMLEKVLDAPNCESKLAQPTSQVADSSIALDMEE